In a single window of the Drosophila miranda strain MSH22 chromosome XL, D.miranda_PacBio2.1, whole genome shotgun sequence genome:
- the LOC108164578 gene encoding mpv17-like protein — protein sequence MALRGYIREGLNVAAIMGAGDTIAQLFIEKKSLEQWDTGRTARFSALGLLFVGPILRKWYLTLETLVSKDQPSLTRGIKKMVIDQTVFAPTFTLGMSFMVPFVNGEDTENIKTRIRNSYFSIMIKNYMLWPAAQFVNFTFVPLPYQVMYAQFIAIIWNCYISLILNK from the coding sequence ATGGCGCTGCGTGGCTATATACGGGAGGGTCTGAACGTGGCCGCAATTATGGGAGCCGGCGACACAATTGCCCAGCTGTTCATTGAGAAGAAATCGCTCGAGCAATGGGATACTGGACGAACGGCCCGGTTCAGTGCCCTCGGTCTGTTGTTTGTTGGCCCGATTTTACGTAAATGGTATCTGACGCTGGAGACGCTGGTGAGCAAGGACCAGCCATCGTTGACGCGCGGAATCAAGAAGATGGTCATCGACCAAACCGTGTTTGCGCCGACTTTCACATTGGGCATGTCGTTCATGGTGCCCTTCGTCAACGGCGAGGATACGGAGAATATCAAGACCCGCATTCGGAATAGCTACTTCTCGATTATGATTAAGAATTACATGCTATGGCCGGCGGCCCAGTTTGTCAACTTCACGTTCGTCCCACTGCCGTACCAAGTGATGTATGCACAGTTCATTGCCATTATCTGGAACTGTTACATTTCTC